The following proteins are encoded in a genomic region of Ornithinibacillus sp. 4-3:
- a CDS encoding DivIVA domain-containing protein — protein MPLTPLDIHNKVFARSFRGYDEDEVNEFLDQVIKDYEMAIRKTKDLEAKVNELEEKVGHFSNIEDTLNKSILVAQETAEEVTSNARKESKLIIKEAEKNADRIVNEALNKSRQIYLDIQELKKHGKVFRTRLKMLVEAQLELLNTDEWEDLLGTDVLGELELEEEYQE, from the coding sequence ATGCCATTAACACCTTTGGATATACATAATAAAGTTTTTGCCAGAAGTTTTCGCGGATATGATGAAGATGAAGTAAATGAATTCCTTGATCAAGTGATCAAAGATTACGAGATGGCAATTCGTAAAACAAAAGATTTGGAAGCAAAAGTAAATGAATTAGAAGAAAAAGTTGGCCATTTTTCTAATATTGAGGATACATTAAACAAATCCATTTTAGTGGCTCAAGAAACTGCTGAAGAAGTTACAAGTAATGCAAGAAAAGAATCGAAGCTGATTATTAAAGAAGCGGAGAAAAATGCGGATCGAATTGTTAACGAAGCATTAAACAAATCAAGACAGATATACTTAGATATTCAAGAGTTAAAGAAACATGGGAAAGTATTCCGTACGAGATTAAAGATGTTAGTGGAAGCTCAGTTAGAATTATTGAATACGGATGAATGGGAAGATCTACTAGGAACAGATGTCCTTGGAGAATTGGAATTAGAAGAAGAATATCAAGAATAA
- the ileS gene encoding isoleucine--tRNA ligase, whose translation MDYKDTLLMPKTEFPMRGNLPNKEPERRVQWEADNVYEQSLARAEGKPQFVLHDGPPYANGDLHIGHAMNNILKDFITRYKSMTGYQAPFIPGWDTHGLPIETALTKNKKVDRKKLSVAEFRQMCVDYALDQVNKQKEQRKQLGVRGDWDHPYITLTNDYEAAQIRVFGEMAKKGYIYKGLRPVHWSPSSESALAEAEIEYHDKKSPSIYVSFTVTDGKGLLDEGDKFIIWTTTPWTLPANLGISIHPDLEYDLVKVGNDNFVIAHDLLEDIVEVLGWEDAQVIKSFKGKEAERIITKHPFYDRDSLVMLGEHVTIDAGTGCVHTAPGHGDDDFYVSRQYDLEPLSPVDDRGCFTDEAPGFEGLFYDDANKVITEKLEEVGALLKLDFIKHSYPHDWRTKKPTITRATAQWFTSIKSFRDDILDEIKKVQWFPSWGETRMYNMFRDREDWCISRQRSWGVPIPVFYGEDGTPIITDETISHVAKLFREHGSNIWFEKEAKELLPEGFTSEHSPNGQFTKENDIMDVWFDSGSSHEAVLIERGLDRPADIYLEGSDQYRGWFNSSLTTSVAISGKAPYKNIVSHGMVLDGNGRKMSKSQGNVMDPSKVIKQLGTDILRFWVSSVDYQADVRISDEILKQISESYRKIRNTIRFLLGNLNDFDPATDRVAVEDLQEVDRFMFYRLQELITKVKEAYETYEFSTVHHEIHDFCSTELSSFYLDFAKDILYIEAKDHERRRSIQTVYYDILVALVKLIAPIIPHTAEEIWSHIPGLEENYVQLTDMPEAVEIADMDETVAKWNHFMKVRQDVLKALEEARDEKVIGKSLEAKVTITAMDEETKQVLASIPYLHQMLIVSEVVIRDRDSNAKEYRYVKVQVEKHPGEVCARCWVSSETVGQDKDHPTLCTRCAEIVKTHYAE comes from the coding sequence ATGGACTATAAAGATACATTATTGATGCCAAAAACAGAATTTCCAATGCGTGGAAATTTACCGAACAAAGAACCAGAAAGAAGAGTACAATGGGAAGCAGACAATGTTTACGAGCAGAGTCTAGCTAGAGCAGAAGGGAAACCACAATTTGTCCTTCATGATGGACCACCATATGCAAATGGAGATCTCCATATCGGTCATGCAATGAATAATATTTTAAAAGATTTTATTACTCGTTATAAATCAATGACTGGCTATCAAGCACCATTTATTCCTGGTTGGGATACACATGGATTACCAATTGAAACAGCATTAACAAAGAATAAAAAAGTAGACCGTAAAAAATTATCTGTTGCTGAATTCAGACAAATGTGTGTGGATTATGCTTTAGATCAGGTCAATAAACAAAAGGAACAACGCAAACAATTAGGAGTTCGTGGAGATTGGGATCATCCATATATCACTTTAACGAATGACTATGAAGCGGCGCAAATTAGAGTGTTCGGTGAAATGGCAAAAAAAGGATATATTTACAAAGGCTTACGTCCAGTACATTGGTCGCCATCTTCTGAATCTGCTTTAGCTGAAGCGGAAATCGAATACCATGATAAAAAATCTCCATCTATTTATGTTTCCTTTACAGTAACAGATGGAAAAGGTTTACTTGATGAAGGAGATAAGTTTATTATTTGGACAACTACTCCTTGGACACTTCCAGCAAACTTAGGAATCAGTATTCATCCAGATTTAGAATATGATCTAGTGAAAGTTGGTAATGACAATTTTGTCATTGCTCATGATTTATTAGAGGATATTGTTGAAGTTCTAGGCTGGGAAGATGCTCAAGTGATTAAATCCTTTAAAGGAAAAGAAGCAGAACGTATTATTACAAAGCATCCATTCTATGACCGTGATTCACTTGTTATGTTAGGAGAACATGTAACGATTGATGCGGGTACAGGGTGTGTTCATACTGCGCCTGGACATGGAGATGATGACTTCTATGTTAGCCGTCAGTATGATTTAGAACCACTAAGTCCAGTGGATGATAGAGGTTGCTTTACAGATGAAGCTCCTGGATTTGAAGGGCTATTCTATGATGATGCAAATAAAGTGATTACAGAAAAACTTGAAGAGGTAGGAGCTTTATTAAAGCTAGATTTTATTAAACACTCTTATCCACATGATTGGCGTACGAAAAAACCAACGATCACAAGAGCAACAGCACAGTGGTTTACATCTATTAAATCATTTAGAGATGATATTCTAGATGAAATTAAAAAAGTACAATGGTTCCCTTCATGGGGAGAAACACGCATGTACAACATGTTCCGTGATCGTGAAGATTGGTGTATTTCTCGTCAACGTTCATGGGGTGTACCAATTCCAGTATTCTATGGAGAAGATGGTACACCAATCATTACAGATGAAACAATTAGTCATGTAGCTAAATTATTTAGAGAGCATGGTTCTAATATTTGGTTTGAAAAAGAAGCGAAGGAATTACTTCCTGAAGGATTTACATCAGAGCATAGTCCAAATGGTCAGTTTACAAAAGAAAATGACATTATGGATGTTTGGTTCGATTCAGGTTCTTCACACGAGGCTGTCTTAATCGAAAGAGGTCTTGATCGACCAGCAGACATTTATTTAGAAGGTTCAGATCAGTATCGTGGTTGGTTTAACTCATCTTTAACTACATCAGTAGCAATTTCTGGTAAAGCACCTTATAAGAATATTGTTAGTCATGGTATGGTGTTAGATGGAAACGGAAGAAAAATGAGTAAATCACAAGGAAATGTAATGGACCCATCTAAAGTAATTAAGCAATTAGGAACTGATATTTTACGTTTCTGGGTATCTTCTGTAGATTACCAAGCGGATGTGCGAATTTCAGATGAGATTTTGAAGCAGATCTCTGAATCTTATCGTAAGATTAGAAATACAATTCGTTTCTTACTAGGTAACTTAAATGATTTCGATCCAGCAACAGATCGTGTTGCAGTAGAAGATTTACAAGAAGTTGATCGTTTCATGTTCTATCGCCTACAAGAACTAATTACTAAAGTAAAAGAAGCTTACGAAACATATGAATTTTCTACTGTTCACCATGAGATCCATGATTTCTGTTCTACAGAGTTAAGCTCATTCTATTTAGATTTTGCGAAAGATATTTTATATATTGAAGCAAAAGATCATGAACGTCGTCGTAGCATCCAAACTGTTTATTATGATATTTTAGTTGCATTAGTGAAATTAATTGCACCAATTATTCCACATACAGCTGAGGAAATTTGGAGTCATATTCCTGGCTTAGAAGAAAATTATGTGCAATTAACAGATATGCCAGAAGCAGTTGAGATTGCTGACATGGATGAAACCGTTGCGAAATGGAACCATTTCATGAAAGTTCGTCAGGATGTATTAAAAGCACTTGAAGAAGCTAGAGACGAGAAAGTGATTGGTAAATCATTAGAAGCGAAAGTTACAATTACTGCAATGGATGAAGAAACCAAGCAAGTTCTAGCATCAATTCCGTATTTACATCAAATGTTAATTGTATCTGAAGTAGTAATACGTGATCGTGATTCAAATGCCAAGGAATATCGTTACGTTAAAGTACAAGTGGAAAAACACCCAGGTGAAGTTTGTGCACGCTGCTGGGTATCATCTGAAACGGTTGGTCAAGATAAGGACCATCCAACTCTATGTACACGCTGTGCAGAAATTGTAAAAACACATTATGCAGAATAA
- a CDS encoding DNA-binding protein produces the protein MEFDFIWIAIGIAVAGYFIGNGLQNFQNPGVKSGISDFFDDDDEHELIKENDVHYFIGISKEDTKHLLKDHPDIPHIIINEQIYYPKAQLRKWLLSLGE, from the coding sequence ATGGAATTTGATTTCATTTGGATTGCTATAGGAATTGCTGTTGCGGGATATTTTATCGGTAATGGATTGCAAAATTTCCAAAACCCTGGAGTTAAAAGTGGAATTAGTGATTTCTTTGATGACGATGATGAACACGAATTGATAAAAGAAAATGATGTACATTATTTTATCGGGATTTCAAAGGAAGATACAAAACATTTACTTAAGGATCATCCTGATATTCCACATATCATTATAAATGAGCAAATCTATTACCCAAAAGCACAATTACGTAAATGGTTATTAAGCTTAGGGGAGTAG
- the lspA gene encoding signal peptidase II — MYKYYIIALIIIGIDQLTKWIIVKQMELYEQIPVIENFFYITSHRNTGAAWGILQGQMILFYIITVLVIIGVVYYMQKHVKGQLFPSLALSFILGGAIGNFIDRVFRKEVVDFLDFKIFSYDFPIFNVADSALVVGVILMILTIFFEEKQKGTSK; from the coding sequence ATGTATAAATACTATATTATCGCACTTATCATTATTGGAATTGATCAGCTTACAAAATGGATTATTGTAAAACAGATGGAATTATATGAACAAATTCCAGTTATTGAAAACTTTTTCTATATCACTTCACATCGAAATACAGGTGCGGCCTGGGGGATTCTGCAAGGTCAGATGATTCTATTTTATATAATTACAGTACTTGTAATTATCGGCGTTGTGTACTATATGCAGAAGCATGTAAAGGGACAATTATTTCCATCATTAGCACTTAGCTTTATTTTAGGTGGGGCAATTGGGAACTTTATTGATCGAGTGTTTAGAAAAGAAGTTGTTGATTTTCTAGACTTTAAAATTTTCTCATATGATTTCCCAATTTTTAATGTTGCAGATTCTGCATTAGTAGTAGGAGTTATTTTAATGATATTGACAATTTTCTTTGAGGAAAAACAGAAGGGAACTTCTAAATAA
- a CDS encoding RluA family pseudouridine synthase, which produces MKTIEHVVTEAEQNKRIDKLLTELETEQSRSQIQSQIEQALVTVNGKKIKSNYKCQLNDEIIWQIPEEEKLDLVEENIPLHIVYEDEDVLVVNKPKNMVVYPTLTHKQGTLVNALLYHCEQLSDIQEGRPGIIHRLDKDTSGLLLVAKNNQAHVSLAEQLNRREIKRVYEAVVHEVIEHDTGLIDAPIGRDPYQRTMMNVIEGGKDARTHFRVLQRFNHYTHVECQLETGRTHQIRAHMKYIGHPLVGDTKYSAPKTTDIDGQALFAKTIGFHHPVTNEWLEFSIEQPKYFQKLLMKMEKIS; this is translated from the coding sequence ATGAAAACTATAGAGCATGTAGTAACTGAAGCGGAACAAAATAAGCGAATTGATAAACTACTAACAGAATTAGAGACAGAACAATCTCGTTCTCAAATCCAATCGCAAATAGAGCAAGCCTTGGTGACGGTGAATGGGAAGAAGATAAAATCTAATTATAAATGTCAGTTAAATGATGAAATTATATGGCAAATACCTGAAGAAGAGAAGTTAGATTTGGTAGAGGAAAACATTCCTTTACATATTGTTTATGAGGATGAAGATGTACTCGTTGTGAATAAACCGAAAAACATGGTAGTGTATCCAACATTAACTCATAAACAAGGTACATTGGTAAATGCATTATTATATCATTGTGAACAGCTATCTGATATTCAAGAAGGGCGTCCTGGAATTATTCATCGCTTGGATAAAGATACAAGTGGGCTTCTATTGGTCGCAAAAAATAATCAGGCACATGTATCGTTAGCAGAACAGCTAAATCGAAGAGAAATAAAACGTGTATATGAAGCAGTGGTACATGAAGTAATTGAGCATGATACTGGTCTGATTGATGCCCCAATTGGTCGTGATCCATATCAACGAACGATGATGAATGTTATTGAAGGTGGAAAGGATGCACGAACACATTTTAGAGTACTGCAACGGTTTAATCATTACACACATGTAGAATGTCAGTTAGAGACTGGTAGAACCCATCAAATACGTGCACATATGAAATATATTGGACATCCACTTGTTGGTGATACAAAATATAGTGCTCCTAAAACAACAGATATAGATGGACAAGCTTTATTTGCCAAAACAATAGGTTTCCATCATCCTGTAACAAACGAATGGTTAGAGTTCTCTATTGAACAACCAAAATACTTTCAAAAATTACTGATGAAGATGGAGAAAATATCTTGA
- the pyrR gene encoding bifunctional pyr operon transcriptional regulator/uracil phosphoribosyltransferase PyrR, whose amino-acid sequence MKKTIILDQPAMNRALTRIAHEILEKNKGGENLILVGIKTRGIPLAKRLQEKIKLIENITVPVGELDITLYRDDLKKISVDAEPQLTNTDVKEDVTGKTVILIDDVLYTGRTIRAAMDAVMDLGRASQIQLGVMVDRGHRELPIRADYVGKNIPTSEKESIVVKLEEMDNIDEVGIYEK is encoded by the coding sequence ATCAAAAAAACAATAATATTGGATCAGCCTGCAATGAACAGAGCATTAACACGAATTGCTCATGAAATTCTTGAAAAGAACAAGGGTGGAGAAAATCTAATTCTTGTTGGAATTAAAACAAGAGGAATTCCATTGGCAAAAAGGCTACAGGAAAAAATCAAGTTGATTGAGAATATCACGGTACCTGTTGGGGAATTAGATATTACATTATATCGTGATGATTTGAAAAAGATTTCTGTAGATGCAGAGCCGCAGCTTACGAATACAGATGTAAAAGAAGATGTTACAGGTAAAACAGTTATCCTAATTGATGATGTTCTTTACACTGGTAGAACGATTCGAGCAGCAATGGATGCAGTAATGGATTTAGGAAGAGCTTCACAAATTCAGCTTGGGGTGATGGTGGATCGTGGCCATAGAGAATTACCGATTCGAGCTGATTATGTTGGGAAAAACATTCCGACATCAGAAAAAGAAAGCATTGTTGTTAAGTTAGAAGAAATGGATAACATTGATGAAGTAGGAATTTATGAAAAATAA
- a CDS encoding aspartate carbamoyltransferase catalytic subunit: protein MKHFISMNQLTNEDIFNLLDTAEFLRKNDVKYEDQIFAANLFFEPSTRTKMSFEVAQRKLGLEMLDFHADSSSVLKGETLYDTARTFESIGAQVLVIRHEADDWYKEINANINVPIINGGSGKSEHPTQCLLDILTIYQEFGRIEGLNIVISGDIKHSRVAHSNMHALEQLGANVYVSAAPGFEDPNLNFPNLSIDEAVEICDVMMLLRIQHERHAETSDVGNYLDTYGLTKEREAKMKDHAIIMHPAPINRGVEIDSELVECERSRIFKQMNNGVYIRMAIMMKLLKEWGITNENLIEKCEPTE, encoded by the coding sequence ATGAAACATTTTATTTCAATGAACCAATTAACTAATGAGGATATTTTCAACTTACTGGATACAGCAGAATTTTTAAGAAAAAATGATGTGAAATATGAAGACCAAATCTTTGCAGCAAATTTATTTTTCGAGCCAAGTACAAGAACAAAAATGAGTTTCGAGGTAGCGCAAAGAAAATTAGGTTTAGAAATGCTAGATTTTCACGCAGATAGTTCAAGTGTATTGAAAGGTGAGACACTCTATGATACAGCTAGAACTTTTGAATCTATCGGTGCGCAAGTATTAGTTATCCGTCATGAGGCTGATGATTGGTATAAAGAAATTAATGCAAATATTAATGTTCCAATTATTAATGGAGGTTCTGGTAAATCAGAGCATCCAACACAATGTCTACTTGATATTTTAACAATCTATCAAGAATTCGGACGTATCGAAGGATTGAATATTGTTATCTCAGGAGATATCAAGCATAGCCGTGTAGCACATTCTAACATGCATGCCTTAGAACAATTAGGAGCCAATGTTTATGTAAGTGCAGCGCCGGGATTTGAAGATCCTAACTTAAACTTTCCTAATTTATCCATTGATGAAGCAGTTGAGATTTGTGATGTAATGATGTTATTACGTATTCAACATGAGCGTCATGCAGAAACAAGTGATGTAGGAAATTACTTAGACACATATGGATTAACAAAAGAGCGAGAAGCAAAAATGAAAGATCATGCAATTATCATGCACCCAGCACCAATCAATCGTGGGGTAGAAATCGATTCTGAATTAGTAGAGTGTGAACGCTCAAGAATTTTCAAGCAGATGAATAACGGAGTATATATCCGTATGGCGATTATGATGAAGCTTTTAAAAGAATGGGGGATTACTAATGAAAATCTTATTGAAAAATGCGAACCAACTGAATAA
- a CDS encoding dihydroorotase, with protein sequence MKILLKNANQLNNNTLVPVNVLIENDKIIKIAEVINEDADQVIDCQGNLLTPGLIDVHIHLREPGGEHKETIVSGTKAAARGGFTTVCSMPNTNPVPDDVDVVRGLNEKINQDAVVRVIPYAAITKGLQGEELTNIAEISKENIFAFTDDGVGIQTADTMLRAMEEAAKQDKAIVAHCEDNSLIYGGAVHRGDVSKRLGIPGIPSICESVQIARDVLLAEEANCHYHVCHVSTKESVRVIRDAKKAGIRVTAEVSPHHLILNEDDITEADPNFKMNPPLRAKADQEALLEGLLDGTIDFIATDHAPHTDEEKAVGIEKAPFGIVGLETAFSLCYTYLVKTGKITLQQLVDFLTSKPADVFNLPYGKLEVGTVADITVIDLNREEKINKETFQSKSKNTPFDQWDVSGVPVLTIAEGKVVYEDAVL encoded by the coding sequence ATGAAAATCTTATTGAAAAATGCGAACCAACTGAATAATAACACATTAGTTCCAGTAAACGTGTTGATTGAAAATGATAAAATTATCAAAATTGCAGAGGTAATTAATGAAGATGCTGATCAAGTGATTGATTGTCAAGGAAATCTATTAACACCAGGATTGATTGATGTTCATATTCATTTACGTGAGCCAGGTGGAGAACATAAAGAAACGATTGTCTCTGGTACAAAGGCTGCTGCTCGTGGAGGATTCACGACAGTATGCTCTATGCCAAATACAAATCCAGTACCAGATGATGTTGATGTGGTTCGTGGATTAAATGAAAAAATTAATCAAGATGCTGTTGTACGTGTTATTCCATATGCAGCAATTACAAAAGGTCTACAAGGTGAAGAGTTAACAAATATTGCGGAAATTTCCAAAGAGAACATTTTTGCTTTCACAGATGATGGTGTTGGCATTCAGACAGCTGATACAATGCTTCGTGCTATGGAAGAAGCTGCAAAGCAGGATAAAGCAATCGTAGCGCACTGTGAGGATAATTCATTAATTTATGGTGGAGCGGTACATAGAGGGGATGTAAGTAAACGCTTAGGCATTCCTGGAATTCCGTCTATTTGTGAATCTGTGCAAATTGCTCGTGATGTTTTATTAGCAGAAGAAGCAAATTGTCATTATCATGTATGCCATGTAAGTACTAAAGAATCTGTACGTGTAATCCGTGATGCGAAGAAAGCAGGAATTCGTGTAACTGCAGAAGTATCTCCACATCATTTAATTTTAAATGAAGATGATATTACAGAAGCAGATCCAAATTTCAAAATGAACCCACCATTACGTGCTAAAGCAGATCAAGAAGCATTATTAGAAGGTTTGCTAGACGGAACAATTGATTTTATAGCAACAGACCATGCTCCACATACAGATGAAGAAAAAGCAGTTGGAATAGAAAAAGCACCATTTGGTATTGTTGGTTTAGAAACTGCCTTTTCTCTTTGCTACACATATTTAGTGAAGACAGGTAAAATAACATTACAACAATTAGTTGATTTCTTAACTAGTAAACCAGCTGATGTCTTCAACTTACCATACGGTAAACTTGAAGTAGGCACAGTTGCAGATATAACAGTAATTGACTTAAATCGTGAAGAAAAAATCAATAAAGAAACTTTCCAATCTAAATCTAAAAATACACCATTTGATCAGTGGGATGTTTCTGGGGTTCCAGTATTAACAATTGCAGAAGGAAAAGTAGTTTATGAAGATGCCGTTCTCTAA
- a CDS encoding dihydroorotate dehydrogenase electron transfer subunit yields the protein MRKEQLRIIDMKNIALDTFELRVENSYISQTAVPGQFVHISIDNRTLRRPISIATIDRDNEIITLIFKVVGAGTHDLSTYAPGKVLDALGPCGNGFPIDDVKENETILLVGGGVGVPPIHFLGQALAEKNVRVISVLGYQTKESVFFEEEFKAISETHIVTNDGTHGQKGFVTNVLEEIGEFDRYYTCGPLPMLQAVTKQLAYKEGFISLEERMGCGVGACFACVIPTDEQGGYVKICQDGPVFAAQEVII from the coding sequence ATGAGAAAAGAACAATTACGAATCATTGATATGAAAAACATTGCTCTAGATACATTTGAGCTTAGGGTAGAAAATAGTTATATTAGCCAAACGGCTGTACCTGGTCAATTTGTCCATATCAGTATAGACAACCGTACACTAAGAAGACCGATTTCCATTGCAACAATTGATCGTGACAATGAAATTATTACACTCATTTTTAAAGTTGTTGGTGCAGGTACACATGACTTATCAACGTATGCACCTGGAAAAGTACTAGATGCACTAGGGCCATGTGGAAATGGATTTCCTATTGATGATGTCAAGGAAAATGAAACTATTTTATTAGTAGGTGGCGGAGTTGGGGTACCACCAATTCACTTTTTAGGGCAGGCATTAGCGGAAAAGAATGTACGTGTTATTTCTGTATTAGGATATCAGACAAAAGAAAGTGTTTTTTTTGAGGAAGAATTTAAAGCAATTAGTGAGACACATATTGTTACAAATGATGGAACACACGGACAAAAAGGTTTTGTAACCAATGTATTAGAAGAAATTGGTGAATTTGACCGTTATTATACTTGTGGACCATTACCTATGCTGCAAGCTGTAACGAAGCAGCTAGCATATAAAGAAGGTTTTATTTCTTTAGAAGAACGTATGGGCTGTGGAGTAGGTGCATGCTTTGCTTGTGTTATTCCAACAGATGAACAAGGTGGATATGTGAAAATTTGTCAGGATGGACCTGTATTTGCTGCGCAGGAGGTAATTATATGA
- a CDS encoding dihydroorotate dehydrogenase codes for MSELAMNLPGLQLKNPIIPASGCFGFGKEYSQFYDLSILGAIMMKAATGTPRYGNQTPRVAETPSGMLNAIGLQNPGVEKIIENEVPFLANYDLSIIANIAGSTVEEYEQVAAAFNATDDVHALELNISCPNVKEGGVQFGTDPDMAASVTKRVKEASNKPVYVKLSPNVSDIVAMAKAVEAAGADGITMINTLVGMQIHLPSRRPLLANRTGGLSGAAVKPVAVRMVYEVYNHVNIPIIGMGGVNTAEDVLEFLLAGASAVAVGTANFQNPFVCQEIIEELPKVLEKYGFSSVQEAIGKGHE; via the coding sequence ATGAGTGAATTAGCAATGAACTTACCAGGATTGCAATTGAAAAACCCAATTATCCCTGCTTCAGGCTGTTTTGGATTTGGGAAAGAATATAGTCAGTTTTATGATTTAAGTATACTTGGAGCAATTATGATGAAAGCAGCAACAGGCACACCTCGTTATGGAAATCAAACTCCTCGTGTTGCTGAAACACCTTCAGGCATGTTAAATGCAATTGGTTTACAAAATCCAGGTGTTGAAAAAATTATTGAAAATGAAGTGCCATTTTTAGCTAATTATGATTTATCAATTATTGCTAATATCGCAGGTAGTACAGTAGAAGAATACGAACAAGTGGCTGCTGCATTTAATGCTACAGATGATGTACATGCATTGGAATTAAATATATCTTGTCCAAATGTAAAAGAAGGCGGCGTACAATTCGGTACAGATCCAGATATGGCAGCAAGTGTAACAAAACGAGTAAAGGAAGCAAGTAATAAACCAGTTTATGTGAAACTATCGCCAAATGTTTCAGATATTGTTGCGATGGCAAAGGCTGTGGAGGCTGCTGGTGCTGATGGGATAACAATGATTAATACACTGGTTGGTATGCAAATTCATTTACCATCTAGACGTCCTTTGCTTGCTAACAGGACTGGTGGACTTTCTGGAGCCGCTGTGAAACCGGTAGCTGTACGTATGGTTTATGAAGTATATAATCATGTTAATATTCCAATCATTGGTATGGGTGGAGTAAATACAGCAGAGGATGTTCTAGAATTTTTACTAGCTGGAGCAAGTGCTGTTGCTGTTGGAACAGCAAACTTCCAAAATCCATTTGTTTGCCAAGAAATTATTGAGGAATTACCTAAGGTTCTTGAAAAATATGGCTTCAGCTCTGTACAAGAGGCGATTGGAAAGGGGCATGAATAA
- the pyrF gene encoding orotidine-5'-phosphate decarboxylase: MMNPIYLALDFPTFKDANHFIEENKLQGVPVKVGMELFYREGPDILKRLKENNHPIFLDLKLFDIPTTVHNAMRNIAKLDVDLVTIHALGGSEMIKRAKEGLQSESNHTKLIAVTILTSFDKETINHELLIPGELNDHAVHFAKLAQTSGADGVVCSVHEASSIKEACGPDFYTVTPGIRLQDSSQDDQKRVATPGVARQQGSDFLVIGRSITKAENPLAAYENALKEWENGIKY, encoded by the coding sequence ATAATGAATCCTATCTACTTAGCACTTGATTTTCCGACATTTAAGGATGCTAATCATTTTATTGAGGAAAATAAATTGCAAGGAGTTCCTGTGAAAGTAGGCATGGAACTTTTTTATCGTGAAGGCCCTGATATTCTCAAACGTCTAAAAGAGAATAATCATCCAATTTTTCTTGATCTAAAATTATTTGATATTCCTACCACTGTTCATAATGCAATGCGTAATATTGCTAAGCTAGATGTTGACTTAGTTACAATTCACGCGCTTGGTGGAAGTGAAATGATTAAACGAGCGAAAGAAGGCCTGCAAAGTGAATCTAATCATACGAAATTAATTGCAGTAACAATTTTAACTTCTTTTGATAAAGAAACGATTAATCATGAATTATTAATTCCTGGTGAACTTAATGATCATGCTGTTCATTTTGCTAAGCTTGCTCAAACAAGTGGGGCAGACGGAGTAGTTTGCTCTGTACATGAGGCTTCTTCAATTAAGGAAGCCTGTGGACCAGATTTTTATACAGTAACTCCAGGAATTCGTTTGCAGGATTCTAGTCAGGACGATCAGAAAAGAGTTGCTACACCTGGAGTAGCGCGTCAGCAAGGATCAGATTTCTTAGTAATAGGACGTAGCATTACCAAAGCAGAAAATCCATTAGCGGCATACGAGAATGCATTGAAGGAGTGGGAAAATGGGATTAAATATTGA